A genomic segment from Actinomadura hallensis encodes:
- a CDS encoding DinB family protein, with product MPTTRRRDTPPPRTGNSESEVLRGFLDYLRSSVVAKVEDAPEPQVRTAGVPSGTNLLGLLNHLTYVERATFLGERITGWQATFQADAADTVAEVVARYREAVERANEVLDDCTDLGSPLPHRGPHAPSVRWALTHMIEETGRHAGHADILRELIDGTTGR from the coding sequence ATGCCCACCACCCGACGCCGCGACACCCCACCGCCACGCACCGGCAACAGCGAGTCGGAGGTCCTGCGGGGCTTCCTCGACTACCTGCGGTCGTCGGTCGTCGCGAAGGTCGAGGACGCACCCGAACCGCAGGTCAGAACGGCGGGCGTCCCGTCGGGCACGAACCTGCTCGGCCTGCTGAACCACCTCACGTACGTCGAGCGCGCGACGTTCCTCGGGGAGAGAATCACCGGCTGGCAGGCGACGTTCCAGGCCGACGCCGCGGACACCGTGGCCGAGGTCGTCGCCCGCTACCGGGAGGCGGTCGAACGCGCCAACGAGGTCCTCGACGACTGCACCGATCTCGGCTCACCGCTCCCCCACCGCGGGCCGCATGCTCCGAGCGTCCGCTGGGCACTGACCCACATGATCGAGGAGACCGGCCGCCACGCCGGCCACGCGGACATCCTCCGCGAGCTGATCGACGGCACGACCGGCCGCTGA
- a CDS encoding class I SAM-dependent methyltransferase encodes MSTTDAVTFWDGLYAARPAPTDPRPNVRLTETVESLPPGDALDLGCGNGGDALWLARRGWRVTAVDISAVAVERLTGLARSHGLDDRITAERHDLQESFPQGAFDLISAHYLHTPHDLNRAVVLRTAAHALRTGGRLLVVDHGSTAPWSWNQDPDARYPSPLEVAAGMGLDPAAWTVERAYAPRRIATGPGGRKAEVTDHVLLVRRTA; translated from the coding sequence ATGAGCACCACAGATGCAGTCACGTTCTGGGACGGCCTTTACGCCGCGCGTCCGGCGCCCACCGATCCGCGCCCGAACGTCCGCCTCACCGAGACGGTCGAGTCCCTGCCGCCGGGCGACGCGCTGGACCTCGGATGCGGCAACGGCGGCGACGCTTTGTGGCTGGCCCGCCGAGGATGGCGCGTCACCGCCGTCGACATCTCGGCCGTCGCGGTGGAACGCCTCACCGGCCTGGCCCGCTCACACGGATTGGACGACCGGATCACCGCAGAACGACACGACCTGCAAGAGTCCTTCCCACAGGGAGCGTTCGACCTGATCAGCGCCCACTACCTGCACACTCCCCACGACCTGAACAGGGCGGTCGTCCTGCGCACCGCCGCACACGCACTCCGCACAGGCGGACGCCTGCTGGTGGTCGACCACGGCTCGACCGCGCCCTGGTCGTGGAACCAGGACCCCGACGCCCGATACCCGTCGCCCCTAGAGGTCGCCGCAGGCATGGGCCTGGACCCGGCGGCGTGGACGGTCGAGCGGGCCTATGCGCCCCGCCGGATCGCCACCGGGCCCGGCGGGCGCAAGGCCGAGGTCACCGACCACGTCCTGCTCGTCCGCCGGACCGCCTGA
- a CDS encoding cellulose binding domain-containing protein yields MRRTSLPCLLLTALCSLVLALLVPVPASAASVTATFSKSADWGSGYEAKYTVKNDTGSPISSWTVEFDLPSGSSVGTYWDALLTQSGGHAAFTNRSYNGNVAPGASVSFGFIVNGSGTPLNCTVNGASCTGGDGGEPGAPSAPGAPAVTARTNSSLTLSWQAPPGTVTGYRVYEGSAVRATVTGTSATITGLAACSAHTYTVRAYNSAGESAASAPVTATTTGCDAPGVTRHAAPYLYMGWGDPPNPSTVMNATGVKWFTMAFILSGGGCTPAWDGNRPLRGGADAQAIAQIRAAGGDVLPSIGGWSGNKLGPNCATPEALAGAYQQVIDAYGLKAIDVDIENSDEFENEAVQDRILNALKIVKRNNPGIQTILTFGTGTGGPNYWGTRLINRAAELEANVDIFTIMPFNFNGGSDMYGSTVSASEGLKNALKSAFGWSDATAYSHMGISGMNGLSDQREVTSPATWTRIRDWADSRGLARLAFWSVNRDRPCPSGGVAPNCSGIDQQNWEFTRITAGF; encoded by the coding sequence TTGCGAAGAACATCCCTTCCCTGCCTCCTGCTCACCGCGCTCTGCTCGCTCGTCCTCGCCCTCCTCGTCCCCGTCCCCGCCAGTGCCGCCTCCGTGACGGCGACGTTCTCCAAGTCCGCCGACTGGGGGTCGGGCTACGAGGCCAAGTACACCGTCAAGAACGACACCGGCTCCCCGATCTCGTCGTGGACGGTGGAGTTCGACCTTCCGTCCGGCTCCTCGGTCGGCACCTACTGGGACGCGCTGCTCACCCAGTCCGGCGGGCACGCCGCGTTCACCAACCGCTCGTACAACGGGAACGTCGCGCCGGGCGCGAGCGTCTCGTTCGGGTTCATCGTCAACGGCTCCGGAACGCCACTCAACTGCACGGTGAACGGCGCGTCCTGCACCGGCGGCGACGGCGGCGAGCCGGGGGCGCCGTCCGCACCCGGCGCACCGGCCGTCACCGCCCGGACGAACAGTTCGCTGACGCTGTCGTGGCAGGCCCCGCCCGGCACCGTCACGGGCTACCGGGTCTACGAGGGGTCCGCCGTCCGGGCCACCGTGACCGGGACCAGCGCCACGATCACCGGCCTGGCCGCCTGCTCGGCCCACACCTACACCGTCCGGGCGTACAACTCCGCCGGGGAGTCCGCCGCGAGCGCCCCGGTCACCGCCACCACCACCGGCTGCGACGCGCCGGGCGTCACCAGGCACGCCGCGCCCTACCTGTACATGGGGTGGGGCGACCCGCCGAACCCGTCCACCGTCATGAACGCGACGGGCGTCAAGTGGTTCACGATGGCGTTCATCCTGTCCGGCGGCGGCTGCACCCCCGCGTGGGACGGCAACCGGCCGCTGCGGGGCGGCGCCGACGCGCAGGCCATCGCGCAGATCCGCGCGGCGGGCGGCGACGTCCTGCCGTCGATCGGCGGCTGGTCCGGCAACAAGCTCGGGCCGAACTGCGCCACCCCCGAGGCGCTCGCCGGCGCCTACCAGCAGGTCATCGACGCCTACGGTCTCAAGGCGATCGACGTCGACATCGAGAACAGCGACGAGTTCGAGAACGAGGCCGTCCAGGACCGCATCCTCAACGCCCTCAAGATCGTCAAGCGGAACAACCCCGGGATCCAGACGATCCTCACGTTCGGGACCGGGACCGGCGGGCCCAACTACTGGGGCACCCGCCTCATCAACCGCGCCGCCGAACTCGAGGCGAACGTGGACATCTTCACGATCATGCCGTTCAACTTCAACGGCGGGTCGGACATGTACGGCAGTACCGTCAGCGCGTCCGAGGGGCTGAAGAACGCGTTGAAGTCGGCGTTCGGCTGGTCCGACGCCACCGCCTACTCCCACATGGGCATCTCCGGCATGAACGGCCTGTCGGACCAGCGGGAGGTCACGTCCCCGGCCACGTGGACGCGGATTCGCGACTGGGCCGACTCCCGCGGCCTGGCGAGGCTGGCGTTCTGGTCCGTCAACCGCGACCGTCCCTGCCCGAGCGGCGGCGTCGCGCCCAACTGCAGCGGGATCGACCAGCAGAACTGGGAGTTCACCAGGATCACCGCGGGCTTCTGA
- a CDS encoding ATP-grasp domain-containing protein, producing MPRNVFVLGLDDVNRRVLHWLEQRYDWRFHGLMSRRELRLGVIDFEGALAEAQRQLDAFDGPIDAIIGFWDFPVTTMAPILCARYGLRSSSLESVVKCEHKYWCRLEQAEVIDELPAFGLVELDGDEARPPPGVSYPMWIKPVKSTAGVLAFLVRDDEEFRRATTEIHRRIDRIGKPFDSVLARVDLPPEIDRVGGTACIAEEALKGAQATVEGCRFDGEVRVYGVVDSIHYPGRPTFQRYQYPSSLPEQVVERMADLSVRVIDRIGLESTFNIEYFWDREADTINLLEVNPRHSQSHAPLFAYVDGVPNHQFMVRIALGLPPELPEPGAGRYGVAVKWFIKRFTDGVVRRVPSPEEIAEVERDFPGTIVNLTVQPGDRLSELPLQDSYSFQLGHVYMGAADESDLKERYERCLARLRVEIDE from the coding sequence ATGCCGCGCAACGTGTTCGTGCTGGGCCTCGACGACGTGAACCGCCGGGTCCTGCACTGGCTCGAACAGCGGTACGACTGGCGCTTCCACGGGCTGATGAGCCGGCGAGAGCTGCGGCTCGGCGTGATCGACTTCGAGGGGGCGCTGGCGGAGGCGCAGCGGCAGCTCGACGCCTTCGACGGGCCGATCGACGCGATCATCGGGTTCTGGGACTTCCCCGTCACCACGATGGCCCCGATCCTGTGCGCCAGGTACGGACTGCGCTCCTCCAGCCTCGAATCCGTCGTGAAGTGCGAGCACAAGTACTGGTGCCGCCTGGAGCAGGCCGAGGTGATCGACGAGCTGCCCGCGTTCGGCCTGGTGGAGCTCGACGGGGACGAGGCGCGGCCCCCGCCCGGGGTGTCGTACCCGATGTGGATCAAACCGGTGAAGTCGACGGCGGGGGTCCTGGCGTTCCTGGTCCGGGACGACGAGGAGTTCCGCCGGGCGACCACCGAGATCCACAGGCGGATCGACCGCATCGGAAAGCCGTTCGACTCCGTCCTGGCCCGCGTCGACCTGCCCCCGGAGATCGACCGGGTCGGCGGCACCGCATGCATCGCGGAGGAGGCGCTCAAGGGCGCCCAGGCCACGGTCGAGGGATGCCGGTTCGACGGGGAGGTGCGCGTGTACGGCGTCGTCGACTCCATCCACTATCCCGGCCGCCCGACGTTCCAGCGCTACCAGTACCCGTCCTCGCTGCCGGAGCAGGTCGTCGAGCGCATGGCCGACCTCTCCGTCCGCGTGATCGACCGCATCGGGCTCGAGTCCACCTTCAACATCGAGTACTTCTGGGACAGGGAGGCCGACACGATCAACCTGCTGGAGGTGAACCCGCGGCACTCCCAGTCCCACGCCCCGCTCTTCGCGTACGTGGACGGCGTGCCCAACCACCAGTTCATGGTGCGGATCGCTCTGGGCCTGCCCCCTGAGCTGCCCGAACCCGGCGCCGGACGGTACGGCGTGGCCGTGAAATGGTTCATCAAGCGGTTCACCGACGGCGTCGTCCGGCGCGTCCCCTCGCCGGAGGAGATCGCGGAGGTCGAGCGGGACTTCCCCGGCACGATCGTGAACCTGACCGTCCAGCCCGGTGACCGGCTGTCCGAACTGCCGCTCCAGGACAGCTACAGCTTCCAGCTCGGCCACGTCTACATGGGCGCCGCGGACGAGTCCGACCTGAAGGAACGGTACGAGCGGTGCCTGGCGCGGCTCCGGGTCGAGATCGACGAGTAG
- a CDS encoding CocE/NonD family hydrolase, giving the protein MRKVTSLPYKVQEDENVWITMSDGVRLAGRIWRPISSDEEPVPAILEFIPYRKRDLTAVRDSIHHPYMAGHGYACVRVDIRGTGDSEGVLTDEYLERELRDAEEILAWLAAQRWSNGRAGMMGISWGGFNALQVAARRPPSLGAIAALCFSDDRYADDVHYMGGCLLSDNLSWASTMFAYTSCPPDPAIVGDRWRDMWFQRLEHSGLWLENWLRHQRRDEFWQHASISENYSDVQCPVLAVSGWADGYSNAVFRVLANLEAPTMGLIGPWSHKYPHLGEPGPAIGFLQELVRWWDHWLKGVDNGVMDEPRLRIYMQDTVPPSTAYQERPGRWVGEPSWPSPRIPIRRFPLERNRIAGEGEEVPREELTVESPLSVGQFAGKWCSYNAPPDLPYDQREEDGGSMVFDSDILTRRCEVLGSPVVRLVLAVTGPQAMIAVRLSDVAPDGRATRVTYGLLNLTHRNDHEMPQPLQPGQRYNIRVTLNGMAHSFPAGNRIRLSISTSYWPLAWPPPRPVRMALYTGACHLELPVRPFRAPDEPHVTPFDEPEGTPPVPTTLVKPGEEGWTVSRDLVRYRSALDVIKDLGVVRFDDIGMEVARRTTETYGWTGDDFTSVYGDVAWRMGFTRDDWEVSTVTRTKLTSTEDDFLINAELDAYEADNRVYSRNWAVTIPRDHV; this is encoded by the coding sequence ATGCGCAAGGTGACGTCACTGCCCTACAAGGTGCAGGAGGACGAGAACGTCTGGATCACCATGTCGGACGGCGTACGGCTCGCCGGACGCATCTGGCGGCCGATCTCCTCCGACGAGGAGCCGGTCCCGGCCATCCTGGAGTTCATCCCGTACCGCAAGAGGGACCTGACGGCGGTGCGGGACTCGATCCACCACCCGTACATGGCCGGGCACGGCTACGCCTGCGTCAGGGTCGACATCCGCGGCACGGGCGACTCCGAAGGCGTCCTCACCGACGAGTACCTGGAAAGGGAACTGCGGGACGCCGAGGAGATCCTCGCGTGGCTCGCCGCGCAGCGCTGGTCGAACGGCCGCGCCGGGATGATGGGCATCTCCTGGGGCGGGTTCAACGCGCTCCAGGTCGCCGCCCGCCGCCCGCCCAGCCTCGGCGCGATCGCCGCCCTCTGCTTCAGCGACGACCGGTACGCCGACGACGTCCACTACATGGGCGGATGCCTGCTCAGCGACAACCTGTCCTGGGCGTCCACGATGTTCGCCTACACCTCCTGCCCGCCGGACCCCGCGATCGTCGGCGACCGGTGGCGCGACATGTGGTTCCAGCGCCTGGAGCACAGCGGGCTGTGGCTGGAGAACTGGCTCCGGCACCAGCGCCGCGACGAGTTCTGGCAGCACGCGTCGATCTCGGAGAACTACTCCGACGTCCAGTGCCCCGTCCTCGCGGTGAGCGGATGGGCCGACGGCTACTCCAACGCCGTGTTCCGCGTCCTCGCCAACCTCGAGGCCCCCACGATGGGGCTCATCGGCCCCTGGTCGCACAAATACCCCCACCTCGGCGAGCCCGGCCCGGCGATCGGCTTCCTGCAGGAGCTGGTGCGCTGGTGGGACCACTGGCTCAAGGGCGTCGACAACGGCGTGATGGACGAGCCGCGCCTGCGCATCTACATGCAGGACACGGTGCCGCCCTCCACCGCCTACCAGGAGCGTCCGGGCCGCTGGGTCGGCGAGCCGTCCTGGCCCTCGCCGCGCATCCCCATCCGCAGGTTCCCGCTGGAGCGCAACCGCATCGCGGGGGAGGGCGAGGAGGTGCCGCGCGAGGAGCTGACCGTGGAGTCGCCGCTGTCGGTCGGGCAGTTCGCCGGCAAGTGGTGCTCCTACAACGCGCCCCCGGACCTCCCGTACGACCAGCGCGAGGAGGACGGCGGGTCGATGGTCTTCGACAGCGACATCCTCACCCGGCGCTGCGAGGTCCTCGGCTCCCCCGTCGTTCGGCTGGTGCTGGCGGTGACCGGGCCGCAGGCGATGATCGCCGTGCGGCTGTCGGACGTCGCCCCCGACGGCCGCGCCACCCGCGTCACCTACGGCCTGCTGAACCTGACCCACCGGAACGACCACGAGATGCCCCAGCCGCTCCAGCCCGGCCAGCGGTACAACATCCGCGTCACGCTGAACGGCATGGCGCACTCCTTCCCCGCCGGCAACCGGATCAGGCTCTCGATCTCCACGTCGTACTGGCCGCTGGCCTGGCCGCCGCCCCGGCCCGTGCGCATGGCGCTCTACACCGGGGCGTGCCACCTGGAACTGCCGGTCCGCCCATTCAGGGCCCCCGACGAGCCGCACGTCACCCCCTTCGACGAGCCGGAGGGCACGCCGCCCGTCCCCACCACCCTCGTCAAGCCCGGCGAGGAGGGCTGGACGGTCTCCCGGGACCTGGTCAGATACCGGTCGGCGCTGGACGTGATCAAGGACCTGGGCGTCGTCCGCTTCGACGACATCGGCATGGAGGTCGCGCGCCGGACGACGGAGACCTACGGCTGGACCGGCGACGACTTCACGTCCGTCTACGGCGACGTCGCATGGCGCATGGGCTTCACCCGGGACGACTGGGAGGTCAGCACAGTCACCCGCACCAAGCTGACGTCCACCGAGGACGACTTCCTCATCAACGCCGAACTGGACGCCTACGAGGCCGACAACCGCGTCTACTCCCGGAACTGGGCGGTCACCATCCCCAGGGACCATGTCTGA
- a CDS encoding IS3 family transposase (programmed frameshift): protein MGERPTTKRARRKFTDEFKRDAVELVRTSGKSIAEVARELGIYDSTLGNWVKQDRIDRGEQEGLTSDERARLRELERENARLRMERELLKRAVAFWQGVDRVTRYRFVDSQKADGFPVAAACQAAGVSPSAYYEWCRRRYAGPAEPADAELVELIRQIHAESSGTYGSPRVTAELRRRGRIVNHKRVERLMREHDIVGQPPKRRCRTTIPDQQPTPIPDRLDGDFQPQAPDMAWAGDITYIPTREGWLYLATVLDLGSRRCIGYAMADHLRTELVADALTAAVATRGGAQAVHQVIFHTDRGCQYTSAAFAQLCESLGLLQSMGRTGVCWDNAAAESWFATLKKELVHRRVFSTRAEARREIFRWIETWYNRRRLHSALGYLTPIEWEHQHHTDRLLPSTQAA from the exons GTGGGAGAGCGACCGACGACCAAGCGAGCTCGCCGGAAGTTCACCGACGAGTTCAAACGTGATGCGGTTGAGCTGGTCCGTACCTCGGGGAAGTCGATCGCCGAGGTGGCCCGCGAGCTGGGGATCTATGACTCCACGCTCGGCAACTGGGTCAAGCAGGATCGCATCGACCGGGGTGAGCAGGAGGGCCTGACCAGCGACGAGCGGGCGCGGCTGCGTGAGCTGGAGCGGGAGAACGCCCGACTGCGCATGGAGCGGGAGCTGCTCAAGCGAGCCGTGGCCTTCTGG CAGGGAGTCGACCGAGTGACCCGCTACCGCTTCGTCGACTCCCAGAAGGCCGATGGTTTCCCGGTAGCGGCCGCGTGCCAGGCCGCCGGGGTGTCACCCTCGGCGTACTACGAGTGGTGTCGGCGCCGCTATGCCGGGCCGGCCGAGCCGGCCGACGCGGAGCTGGTCGAGTTGATCCGCCAGATCCATGCCGAGTCCAGTGGCACCTACGGTTCCCCGCGCGTGACCGCGGAGCTGCGCCGGCGTGGCCGGATCGTCAACCACAAGCGGGTGGAGCGGCTGATGCGCGAGCACGACATCGTCGGGCAGCCGCCGAAGCGGCGGTGCCGCACCACGATCCCCGATCAACAGCCCACCCCCATCCCGGACCGGTTGGACGGGGACTTCCAGCCCCAGGCGCCGGATATGGCCTGGGCGGGCGACATCACCTACATTCCGACCCGCGAGGGGTGGCTTTACCTGGCCACCGTGCTCGACCTAGGCTCACGCCGCTGCATCGGCTACGCGATGGCCGACCACCTGCGCACCGAGTTGGTCGCCGATGCGCTCACCGCCGCGGTCGCGACCCGCGGCGGGGCCCAGGCCGTGCACCAGGTGATCTTCCACACCGACCGCGGCTGCCAGTACACCTCGGCCGCCTTCGCGCAGCTGTGCGAATCTCTCGGCCTGCTGCAGTCGATGGGCCGCACCGGCGTGTGCTGGGATAACGCCGCCGCCGAAAGCTGGTTCGCCACGCTGAAGAAAGAACTGGTGCACCGCCGGGTGTTCTCCACCCGGGCCGAAGCCCGCCGCGAGATCTTCCGCTGGATCGAAACCTGGTACAACCGGCGACGGCTGCACTCCGCCCTGGGCTACCTCACCCCCATCGAATGGGAGCACCAACACCACACAGACCGTCTGCTACCGTCCACCCAAGCCGCATAA
- the fmdA gene encoding formamidase → MPDVVFKVDQSKSMREQDVPGHNRWHPDIPPAVTVRPGSEVRIESREWMDGQVGNNDSANDIRDLNLNVNHMLSGPIGVEGAEPGDLLVVDILDIGPVPQETGDVAGQGWGYTGIFAKGNGGGFLTDWYPDACKAIWDFHGQIATSRHIPGVRFTGITHPGLIGTAPDHDMLARWNRREQALIDTAPDKVPPLALPPQPAEVLAGTLTGSDLERIGREGARTVPPRENGGNQDIKNFSRGSRVFMPVYVSGGLLSTGDLHFSQGDGEITFCGAIEMGGFIDLHIDLIKGGMEKYGVSTNPIFMPGNVEPRYDEFISFIGISVDHQTDTNLHLDATLAYRNAVLNGIEYLKKFGYTGEQAYLLLCAAPIEGRLSSVVDIPNACCSLYLPTGIFDFDVRPTAEGPQRVDRGQCATTTS, encoded by the coding sequence ATGCCCGACGTCGTTTTCAAGGTCGACCAGTCGAAGTCGATGCGCGAGCAGGACGTCCCCGGACACAACCGGTGGCATCCCGACATCCCGCCCGCGGTCACCGTGCGGCCGGGGTCCGAGGTCCGCATCGAGTCCCGCGAGTGGATGGACGGCCAGGTCGGCAACAACGACTCGGCGAACGACATCCGGGACCTCAACCTGAACGTCAACCACATGCTGAGCGGCCCGATCGGGGTCGAGGGGGCCGAGCCCGGCGACCTGCTCGTCGTCGACATCCTCGACATCGGCCCCGTCCCGCAGGAGACCGGCGACGTCGCGGGGCAGGGCTGGGGCTACACCGGCATCTTCGCCAAGGGCAACGGCGGCGGGTTCCTCACGGACTGGTACCCGGACGCGTGCAAGGCGATCTGGGACTTCCACGGCCAGATAGCGACGTCCCGCCACATTCCCGGCGTCCGCTTCACCGGCATCACGCACCCCGGCTTGATCGGCACCGCGCCGGACCACGACATGCTGGCCCGCTGGAACCGGCGCGAGCAGGCCCTCATCGACACGGCCCCGGACAAGGTCCCGCCGCTGGCCCTGCCGCCGCAGCCGGCGGAGGTCCTCGCGGGCACCCTCACCGGCTCCGACCTGGAGCGCATCGGACGTGAGGGCGCCCGCACCGTCCCGCCCCGCGAGAACGGCGGCAACCAGGACATCAAGAACTTCAGCCGCGGCTCGCGGGTGTTCATGCCCGTCTACGTGTCCGGCGGGCTGCTGTCCACCGGCGACCTGCACTTCAGCCAGGGCGACGGCGAGATCACCTTCTGCGGCGCGATCGAGATGGGCGGGTTCATCGACCTCCACATCGACCTGATCAAGGGCGGCATGGAGAAGTACGGGGTGTCGACCAACCCCATCTTCATGCCGGGGAACGTCGAGCCGCGCTACGACGAGTTCATCTCGTTCATCGGCATCTCCGTCGACCACCAGACCGACACGAACCTCCACCTCGACGCCACGCTCGCCTACCGGAACGCGGTGCTGAACGGCATCGAGTACCTGAAGAAGTTCGGGTACACGGGCGAGCAGGCCTACCTGCTGCTGTGCGCGGCGCCGATCGAGGGGCGGCTCAGCAGCGTCGTCGACATCCCGAACGCGTGCTGCTCGCTCTACCTGCCGACGGGCATCTTCGACTTCGACGTCCGGCCCACGGCCGAGGGGCCCCAGCGCGTCGACCGCGGCCAGTGCGCCACGACGACGAGCTGA
- a CDS encoding FmdB family zinc ribbon protein gives MAIYQYRCGECGTFDVSRPMGTAAAVESCAGCGGEASRVFSAPHLARTPAPIARALQAQEASRDEPRVVERAPSRPSAAPPADPRHALLPRP, from the coding sequence ATGGCCATCTACCAGTACCGCTGCGGGGAGTGCGGGACGTTCGACGTCTCGCGGCCGATGGGGACCGCCGCGGCCGTGGAGAGCTGCGCGGGGTGCGGCGGCGAGGCGTCCCGGGTCTTCAGCGCGCCGCACCTCGCCCGCACGCCCGCCCCGATCGCCCGCGCGCTCCAGGCGCAGGAGGCGAGCCGGGACGAGCCGCGGGTGGTCGAGCGGGCTCCTTCGCGCCCGTCCGCGGCGCCGCCCGCGGACCCGCGGCACGCGCTCCTGCCGCGTCCATGA
- a CDS encoding HEAT repeat domain-containing protein, whose product MSRRRFDEAMQRMRKTDPQVRENAFDFLREHADAYVEELIGEFAAEADDDLRCRLLELIAEARSPEALGLFREQLESPDESLRFWAVRGLEMLDTRDAEQTLEQAQADGWIP is encoded by the coding sequence ATGTCGCGGCGGCGTTTCGATGAGGCCATGCAGCGCATGCGGAAGACCGACCCGCAGGTGCGGGAGAACGCGTTCGACTTCCTGCGCGAGCATGCCGACGCATATGTCGAGGAGCTGATCGGGGAGTTCGCGGCGGAGGCGGACGACGACCTGCGCTGCCGGCTGCTGGAGCTCATCGCGGAGGCCCGGTCCCCGGAGGCGCTGGGCCTGTTCCGCGAGCAGCTGGAGAGCCCGGACGAGTCGCTGCGCTTCTGGGCCGTCCGCGGCCTGGAGATGCTCGACACCCGCGACGCGGAACAGACCCTCGAACAGGCCCAGGCGGACGGCTGGATCCCCTGA